A part of Paenibacillus donghaensis genomic DNA contains:
- the eutJ gene encoding ethanolamine utilization protein EutJ, whose product MGAEHSMERVNLLVREMELAMDDSQPFEDKDFKLPYKVGVDLGTSNIVITVLDQDDRPVGGALEKAHVVRDGIVVEYVRAVTLLQEMKERLEQRLGTVLYEAATAIPPGISPGNVKVITHVVEAAGFRVIHVIDEPEAAAKVLQVSSGAVVDIGGGTTGISIIRDGTVAASADEPTGGVHMTLVISGNLDVDFAAAEQLKHDPEQHRMLSPVVQPVIEKMAHIAMSYIPQDIETVYLAGGSCCLQGIEEVFAKYTSLSVRKPDNPLLVTPIGIAMSAGRGGL is encoded by the coding sequence ATGGGCGCTGAGCACAGCATGGAGCGGGTCAATCTGCTGGTCCGTGAAATGGAGCTGGCGATGGATGATTCACAGCCTTTTGAGGATAAAGACTTTAAGCTGCCCTACAAGGTCGGCGTGGATCTGGGTACCTCGAATATCGTGATTACGGTGCTTGACCAGGATGATAGGCCGGTAGGCGGCGCTCTGGAGAAAGCCCATGTGGTCAGAGATGGCATTGTGGTTGAATACGTCCGTGCGGTTACGCTGCTGCAAGAGATGAAGGAACGTCTGGAGCAGCGCCTCGGCACGGTGCTATACGAAGCGGCTACGGCCATTCCGCCTGGGATTTCGCCCGGCAACGTGAAGGTGATCACCCATGTGGTTGAAGCTGCGGGCTTCCGGGTGATCCATGTGATTGATGAGCCTGAAGCGGCAGCGAAGGTGCTGCAGGTAAGTAGCGGCGCGGTGGTGGACATCGGCGGCGGCACAACCGGCATCTCCATTATCAGGGACGGCACGGTGGCGGCTTCCGCCGATGAACCGACAGGCGGCGTGCATATGACGCTGGTAATCTCCGGGAACCTCGATGTGGATTTCGCTGCGGCGGAGCAGCTGAAGCATGACCCGGAGCAGCACCGCATGCTGTCCCCCGTCGTGCAGCCGGTGATTGAGAAAATGGCCCATATTGCGATGAGCTACATTCCGCAGGATATCGAAACGGTGTATCTGGCAGGAGGCAGCTGCTGCCTGCAGGGGATCGAGGAGGTCTTCGCCAAATACACTTCGCTCAGCGTACGGAAGCCGGATAATCCGCTGCTGGTTACTCCGATCGGGATCGCAATGAGTGCGGGAAGAGGTGGCCTGTGA